ATTAAGATGCGGCGTTTATACGTGCTTGCATAATTTGCAATTTATAAAcaagtaatagtagtagtatcATCCTAATCTAAATCGTGTTATATTACTTTATATTATCAAGTTATACTAACATATAAATAGCATGTTTTGCGTAATGTTGTTACATGATATACCTTAACAAACAAAACACTGAATCTATTTGAAGAATAAAGAAACAACAATTCAACAATTGCGCTTTAATAGTTTCTTGGAAAGTTTTGTAGATGACAAGAAATAGACGTAAAACGAGGCTACACGGTTTTGCAAAATTGTTTGGCTGCAAAGACTGCGCGTTTAACTGTGATAGGAGTCCTTCCTACCAGACGCAACAATTGTTATTATCAAAGAGCGATAAACTATAATACTCTGTTCGAGGCTTGCCTATCTTTTTGTTTATTAACGTGAACTTTGTTTTCCCCAGTCTTTCCTCGTTTTTCCAAAACTCTGCACAGTACTTTGTTTCGCACACTGCTTTTTGTATCTAAAAATGTTCAGATATTAAATTTTCAGAGTTCCAGCTTTCTTTTAAATTTGTAAATCttcaaattttaaaaattgtATATTTTTCAAAGTATCTTATTTTTTTTAACAACTTTTGCGTTCGCGTGTATGCAATAGAGGCGCTTCCCACGAAACACTTTCTTCGCATGAATTAAGAGCATGTAAACAACCTTTGTGCTCGGTTGAACGACCGAGGGAGGCGTTAAAATTGCACTTTCGGCTGGTTCGTTTCCATGAAAATATGATTGCGTACAAAGATTCTTAGTGGTCAGCGTCTTCCTGTGAGAAAACCGTGGACATCCTATGTCTAAAATTAAATACAACACGGATTCCTCTCAATGGATTTTTATGACTTCTCTCGATACTCCTGCTATAGTTCAGAAAAACGCGGGAAAGCAAGGATTTGTAATTCGAACTCGTGAAAAAGTCACGCTCAATTTCTAATATAACTGCGTAAAGGCAAGTTAATTTTCGAGCATTTCATTCTACGTAACTGTAAGTTTTCTCTGCAGCCAAGATCCAATGAATATTAGAAAGTTCTTGACGTTGGTCTCCAATGACAGAATTAATTAACACGCAGAGTGATAACGCGAAATATGGACATACGTGTAAGTTACGGAGAAACGTGGTAAGTTTATACATACATCAGAACAACTGTACTTTCTCAATGTATGCCTTTCCTTTTGTGTATTAATGCATTGGGGATTTTTCTAAAAGTAGATTTGTCCAGATAATTTATCTAAAAAATTATGTGATTCGTAAAAGGTAAAGTTGAAGGTGTGCTCCATAGTTTGATCGAGTTTAATATGCAACGCGTGTTTAGATACTTCTAATAAAAGTACGTGGAAACCTTCACCGATAGGTACGTGTTACGAAAACGTCTAACGGAAATCGAAGTCTACTCTAATAAGCATCGAACAGTCGGTGTTCGGTATCGTAAATTATAGGTTAATCCGTTATAACCGGTTTTGAGAATCAAGGTTTTTTTTCACTTATTGCCCAAGTATTAACAGTTGATGGTGTATCTTTGTAAGTGCATTGGAATTTACCAACACTATTCATGATAACAAATTCAATTTACGCAATTGTAATTCCAGTTACATGATTATGAAATGTACATGTGTTACCAGGTTTCGTGGAAGAGAATGAAATATTCAGAACTGTTAATAATACGTTTTCAATCTAACCGAAACAGTGATCGTGATGTTAttagaaatattcattgtgccatatttttttatattacGCAAGCGTTCTTATCGAAGCGAACGGATCTTCTTTAAAACAATCCTATTTAATAAATAGTCTTGACATTTCACGACATTGTTATCTTAAAAGTGTTAATGCCCTTTCACCCCAGAGTCACTTCGTATCGGTAAGGTTAACCGTCTTATCCGTTCATGCATATATACGCGAAGGTTTTTTCCTTTCTTCGTAGTTTTAACAATTCTGTTGTGTTTGTATGAAACGAAATGCTACATTCGTTAATGCAGCTTGCGTTTTGTGTTCAATTGTTCGTTATATCGAGAATATACGTACGTTCTAAGAGCAACGACTCTATCGATAATCTAACTCTATCGATAAATTAGATGAGCAGGAAATACACGATCGTGTACAAGAATACACGCATCATATTGTGACGTAATCGTATAATACCATGCTAACTTCATCAGATGTTCCTGGTAATGTTATTATGTTTAAACACTTGTCTCTTGTGTTCTTTAAACGTGAGATCTTTCATTGAAAATGCAGCTCCGACCTAACTACGCATTTTTTCCTTTATAATCTATTTGTGCCAGTTATAGGCTGACAGTACCAAAGGCAGAAACGCGGTTAGGGTTTTTACGGCACTAAAACTCTTTTCAGATAGACACACCTCGATCTCTTGTGCAATCGTCGGTTGTATTTAGGAACTTGTCGCGGCACAAACAAAAACATTCTGTTTCGCCCACACGTGCGCGCGGCCACGAGAAACGTGTTTTTTAGTTGGGGAAAAAAACATGGCCGCCCTGATTACGCGATAACAACAGCATTCAAATAGCCTTTCGGAAAGCAACGGTATTAAAAAAATTTCCATAAAAGGTGATAAGAAGGTCTTTTAATCGTTGCAATTGATAATAAAAATGTATTCCCGCTTGTCGATACACGTATCTATTTAAATGTAACGAAACAATACACCGCGTACAAGCCTCTCGGAATTACGTCCAAAGAATAGGAATTTTTAATAGTTCGCGTCCATGAAAATATACACAGAACGATATAGGATTTTAAAGCGTAACGATAGATTTGGCAATGATACACGCATGGCACCTGTCACTGCGGGGTATACCTCGAGCCTAACGAGGAAACTCCTATGCGTACGTTTCACTCGTTCTACCTATTCTGCTCTGAATGTTGCTTAGAGATCGGCCCTGAAGTGTTGTCTCTATCTTATTACCACGGAGATCGTATCGCGCGCATCATATATTTTGGTAGCAGCTTGGAAAATGTTGGAGCGCGTTAAAAGCATCGCAAAGACCGAGGGACCGCAGAATATATAGATTGACCGTTCGTCGGGGAAAATATTTACGGACGATCGAGAATGTGAGTCTAAAGCGTACGCTGTATGGCCAGACGGATTTATTTCGCGATCTCTAATCACGTATGCGCAACGCGACACTTCTCGTAAGGGTAACAGTCCTCCTCGGCTGTTTTTCTATCTGGCACTCACCTACCTCTCTTTCTCACTGCGTGTCACCACTCGTCGTTGATATGTACACACTGTTGCGAACTGAATGGTGAAATTGAACGATTCCTTTGTATGAATTTCCCTTCGATCTCGATCAGTATCGTTGCACTCACGCTCGCCGTCAGGCTGGGCCGCGCGGCGCCGCGCCCGGACGAGGCCCGTACGCGTTATTAGACAGCATACGCTCGGTCATACTGGCAGTGACGCCATTTGCACGGATCCGCGTCTACGACGGACGACTGGTGGCTCTGTACCACACAGCTGACATGGGCGCGCTTACTTTAACCAATCGCGGACCAGCGCCGAAAGTAGCGCCGCTTCCCGGTATTCGAACGAACGTTCTAGCGATCTTCCTTCAACACTTCCACTTGTTTTGAAATTTCACGCCACTTTCACGCGATAACACCACTACTACATCCGGCAAAACGACGCGCGAGACTTTTGATTATGCGTACGATTACTAAATTATTCTTCCCATTGTGTGACGAGTACGGTACGAAGGGGAACGTCGGTATATCACTTGTCAAATTATCGGTACGAAAACAACGACGTAACGTCTCGACGCGCACTTACATACTGTTGAGCAACTAGTGTCGGTGTGACGTTTTCGCGTGGTTCTGCGCATGCGCGACACTGCCTTCAGTGGTACACGTTTGGTTGGAATGATTGTATGCTCTTGTTTGTATTTCCTGTATGATAATAATTTTGACTTTGTACATTTCACAGTCACTTCTATTGAATATTGATAGCTGCCAGTCTTTTAGAAAAATTATTAGTAAATATTTGAAAGTATGAAGGAAGAATCATTACCTGGTTGGCGCTTTATATGGTGGTTATTCCAATTATTTGGCTTTCCCATTACTATTCCATGGTTAATATATCATTTTGTTGATATCATGCAACAAAAACGAAGGAAAcgtatgcttaatgataaggtaATGATTTTTCTGTTTCGTAAATCTGAAGAATGttttttctatatttcaattttaactctaggttgtgaTAATAACTGGGGCCAGTTCTGGATTGGGAGAAGCATTGGCACACACTTTCTATGCTTGCGGTTGTAAAGTGATTTTAATTTCCAGAAGAAAAGAGGAACTGAAGAGAGTGAAAAATGACTTATTGAATATCCATGCTGTACGTTAGAATTCATTAACAACCATTTCTTTCAGATTTGTTACTGACTATCAAGTTTAATTTTTAGACAGTACCAACTCATCTTCCTGTAATTTTGCCATTGGATTTAACTGATATTAATTCCTTACAATCTGAGGTTGCAAAAATAATTGATATTCATGGAAAAATTGATATCTTGATTAATAATGCTGGTATTTCCTATAGAGGAGAAGTAATTAATACCAATGTAGATGTAGATATAAAAGTAATGCTCACAAATTATTTTGCTCAAATTGCTTTGGCAAAAGGTAATCTTTTATCGAAGAATGATATGTGAAATATCAAGTCAATTTTCCTTAAAAAAATTTCTGATTCTACAGCCGTTCTTCCACACATGATAAAGCAGCAGTCAGGTCATATAGTTTGTGTCAGTAGTATACAAGGCAGAATTTCAATTCCATATAGGTTAGAATATTTTATATCTAAATGGAGAGCTTTTTGTATTATTGTAGAAtcaaaaagaaaggaagaaacatTTTCCAATTGATGTTTCAGATCTGCATACGCAGCTTCTAAACATGCGTTGCAAGCCTGGTATGATAGTTGTAGAGCAGAATTAGCTGATCAGAATATAAAAGTTACAGTTATTAGTCCTGGCTATATAAAAACTTCTCTTTCTCTCAATGCGTTAACTGGCAATGGACAAGTTTATGGAGGTTGGTAAACAAGAGATTTACTTTTAGTAAAAAATAATTACTAATACAAAATAAATGTATTACAGTAATGGATAAAACAACAGAAGAGGGATATTCTCCAGAATATGTTGCAAATCGCATTTTAAAGGCAGTATTAAAACAAGAGAAAGATGTAATAATAACTCCACTTAGTCCAAAACTTGCGTTATATTTGCGAACATTATGTCCTTTATTATATTTTTGGGTAATGCAAAGACGAGCCAGAAAGACAGCAAAAGAAGAATAACATCTAGTGCATGATTACAGCAAATAACATACTACAATATATATGTAACTATTTTGCACTTGTTATATAGTATGAAAAGCACATCGGTTTTCACGTTTGTATATTGTTATTTATTGTTACTTACGTGTGGTGCTAGGGTATTATAAATAAACTAACATGTACATTTTATTAAATTGAGCCTCACAACAAAAATTAATAGTATTTTTTTTAAAGGTAAATATGTTTAAAGAATACAATATAAACGAAGTTATATTCAAACTATACTTTATTATTATGCCACTCAGTAGTGGAATATGTTTACATTATATACATTTTAATACTACAAACGTTTTAATGGAATTGAGACTGAAGCACATTCGAATACATGTGTCACTTAAAACTTAAAAAGTTATACAATAATAAGTAATTACTTTGAAATTTTGTTTCACAAATGCACAAAAACTGGAActttaaaatatataaaaatgtataaaatgaatgtaatagagtAAAAAATAAATGCTTGAAAATGCGGAGGAGGAAAGACCTTTTTAAGTTGTAAATGacacagaacaataaattcatCTAACACACCATTCGTTAAAATGATATCTTTATCCATATGATACTTTATTGCATATCTTCTTATATACCTGTATAATCATTGTAGCATGAGAAATATTTGGCTGATCATTGAgacatttaaaatattaatgtaCAGAAATTGATACGAAATTTGCTGTCATGGCAGGATTATTAACATTTATATTTGAACTTTCGTTATTTATCTCAGTAATATttagtatttcttttttttttaattcaatttgttatattattaatatttaaaaaattaactgATGTTAATGCAACTAAAAGGAAATGTACAAGCGCATACGTACTCATGTGAATATAACAAAGTATGTGTTTGTATTGTGCATAAGATATGAACAATATATAATAATGATATAGATAAATTTGATCTtgaatttatttaataaaagGTATTATGTAAAGACATCTTATGTGAAACATATCAAGCTGCTAAttttattttctttcatttcttcttTGTTATCTAGACTTTCTTAATATCAGAACTAAGTAGATGAATGTTAGAAAACACATTGGTTTAAATAAGTTGTATATTTTTGtatgttaaaaaaaagaagatataCAGTACTTAATGTTTTTAAAGTAGTAGGATTACTTACTTATGTGTGTACATAACAATGTTTGTATGCCTGCTGTATAATTATACTGTAGTAAACCATGGGAGATGTTGCTTAgttttcacatttctatctgtATATACAAGTAGATACAAGAATTTtttgagaaaaaaaagagagatacGTTACGTAACTTAAAACAATAAATTTTTTACGTTACATTACATACTGTTTACCATTATTTACTTGTAGGAATGTTGATGTCAGAAATTTTTGACATCCCACGTGCTCGTATATTATGTGACAAGAGTTTTATATAATGAACAAaagttacatatatatatttatatttattataataaaaattttgccaaataataataaaattaaaatgaaGTATTCTTAATAGTGTGTTTTACGGGTTTGGTATCTTTTTTGAAAGATATCAATGGGTGAGAAAATCTAGGCAACATTCTCATTAATGTATCATATGCAGTGTATTCTATCTACTTTATTTACAATCtaaaaatatagttctaaatccAACTTTCCAGGTGTAAGATTGCAATTTTGCATAACTCTAAGAACACTTATATCAGTAGTTATATCACTTAAGACTTAAGCGATGACTGTGTGAATACGACTGTGTCTTTTTTTGCGTTAATATTAACTGTGACATAATCAACAAGATGGAGATCAAAGAGTAATAATATGGAGTCATAAGAAACATTGTGTTTTAGATCGAAAATGTTCTTAGAACAAGCTTCCTTTAGTCTGTCTTGTTATATGTATTTCCCCTTTTATTGTAAAATCAGCATCCACCTACGAGGTAGCGTCAAAACATAAAAGAAAGATAAACATCAAACAAAAAGAGATTCTCGCGACTCAACAATCCCCACGAATTATACATGAAAATTATAATTCATAGACTTCTATATGCTAGGCCTTATTACGATCACGTACAATACATCGTATTGGCCTACCTTACTGTGTTTTTTACAACTCAGATTCTTTCTTTCTGATAGTGAACATTTCATTTGAATGCCTGATAAACTCTCCAGGCACTGATGCTGAGTGCTACTAATGTAATGGTCGTGTGAAGAATTCTTCTTCTCGTATCATCTTTTCTGACGAGAAAGGTTGGCGACGATGGTCCTAACACAGCTAACAGTTCTACGTGCGGTAGCTTACTTGTATCTGTTTCAACTTGATATTGGCAACATGGATCAAACTGCCAAGAAACAGTATAAAGTCCACAGGATATTATAGATATAAAACCTAGTGGACCACAAATGTAGGGTCGGTCACCCCAAATCAGACCTGTAAAACAAATAGCacgatatttttaataaataataacaCTTAAATGTATGGAACATAAAATATAAGTTCTAGAAACCTGTGGTTATGGCAGCGAGGCCTGACAAAGCTGCAGTCTTATGAAGACAGTTTCCTACTGCTATCCATCTGGAGGTTTCATCACCTAGTTTGGATGGTTCGATGACGATTAAGCTGCATTCAGACTCTAAAGCTCTTTCTAATTCATACTCAAATGTTTCATGTGCATTTTCATTGTCATACACCTCTCTGATAATGGCAACATTTGAGGAATCATCCCTGTAAAAATTTGTATTTAATGTTTAACTTAATATTTTTCACTCGAAGCATCAATACATCAATTGTAGACAAACACGATTAACATGATCCCTATTAAAACAATATTATCATTTCAATCACTCGAATATATCCAAATTGTACACTTTTTTGAAAGGCTCGAATCTATTTTTACAGATCATTCGAACAATATAAATTGAACAGTATGATCTTTATCGCAAGTTAACTCTTTTATGTGTTATATAAGATCTTGATTAGAATTAATCTGTGTCTGGTTTGTTTGAATACAAACACAATTCTTACAGAGacaacaattttatttttaatgttaTATGCTCAAATAACATTTTATTAGATTGTTGCAGAATTTATCAAAtatacattttttaattattgaaAAGCATCACTGAAACTGACTGGAGATGCAAGAAATTTATAGTAATAATGAACGCAATGTATAAAAATAGTGAATCTTTATTATAAAAATCGCTTCcagtttcttcttaaaacggaaatttGCGGGTTAGTAAAATATTCATGGACATCTAGCAGAGATTATGAAAGATTAATCTCTTGAATTCCAGGGAATGGATGAGAGGTTAATCTTATTTCAAGGGAAATATTATCCCATTGTATATCGGTTCGTGTTAAGCTTATTGACGACAGTTAGATATATTTGATTTCGTGTAAAAAGCCGAAAATAATTTCGCCTACGAACCTGTCACCAGCTT
This is a stretch of genomic DNA from Xylocopa sonorina isolate GNS202 chromosome 8, iyXylSono1_principal, whole genome shotgun sequence. It encodes these proteins:
- the LOC143426304 gene encoding dehydrogenase/reductase SDR family protein 7-like gives rise to the protein MKEESLPGWRFIWWLFQLFGFPITIPWLIYHFVDIMQQKRRKRMLNDKVVIITGASSGLGEALAHTFYACGCKVILISRRKEELKRVKNDLLNIHATVPTHLPVILPLDLTDINSLQSEVAKIIDIHGKIDILINNAGISYRGEVINTNVDVDIKVMLTNYFAQIALAKAVLPHMIKQQSGHIVCVSSIQGRISIPYRSAYAASKHALQAWYDSCRAELADQNIKVTVISPGYIKTSLSLNALTGNGQVYGVMDKTTEEGYSPEYVANRILKAVLKQEKDVIITPLSPKLALYLRTLCPLLYFWVMQRRARKTAKEE
- the Pmi gene encoding transmembrane protein Pmi, which encodes MVDEAGDRDDSSNVAIIREVYDNENAHETFEYELERALESECSLIVIEPSKLGDETSRWIAVGNCLHKTAALSGLAAITTGLIWGDRPYICGPLGFISIISCGLYTVSWQFDPCCQYQVETDTSKLPHVELLAVLGPSSPTFLVRKDDTRRRILHTTITLVALSISAWRVYQAFK